The Bradyrhizobium sp. LLZ17 genomic sequence GATGGTCTGGATCGCCTGTGCCAGGGTGGTCGCGATGATCACCGCATCCTTGGAGCGCTCGGGCATCGCGCCATGCGCGCCATAACCGCGGATACGCAGATCGAAGAAATCGGCGCCGGCCATCGCCGGGCCCGGCAGGATCGCGATCTCGCCGAGATTGAGATCGGGCGCATTGTGCAAGCCGTAAAGCTCGTCGCAGGGAAATTTCTCGAACAACCCGTCCTTGATCATCGCGCGCGCGCCGCCAAGGCCTTCCTCGGCCGGCTGGAAGATCAGGTGCACGGTGCCGTCGAAATTCCGGGTCTCGGCGAGGTAGCGCGCGGTGCCGAGCAGCATGGTGGTGTGGCCGTCATGGCCGCAGCCGTGGAAGCGGCCGGGAACGGTCGAGCGCCATTTCAGATTGGTGTTCTCTTCCATCGGCAGCGCGTCCATGTCGGCGCGCAGGCCGATCCGCTTGCCGCTCGAACCCTTGCCCTTGATGACACCGATCACGCCGGTGCCGCCGAGGCCGCGATGCACTTCGACGCCCCAGCTCTTCAGCTTGTCGGCGACGATGCCCGAGGTGCGGATCTCCTCGAACCCGATCTCCGGATGGGCGTGGAGATCGCGGCG encodes the following:
- a CDS encoding M20 aminoacylase family protein, which encodes MPTIDRIDGYADELTAIRRDLHAHPEIGFEEIRTSGIVADKLKSWGVEVHRGLGGTGVIGVIKGKGSSGKRIGLRADMDALPMEENTNLKWRSTVPGRFHGCGHDGHTTMLLGTARYLAETRNFDGTVHLIFQPAEEGLGGARAMIKDGLFEKFPCDELYGLHNAPDLNLGEIAILPGPAMAGADFFDLRIRGYGAHGAMPERSKDAVIIATTLAQAIQTIVSRNVEPLQAAVVSITQIHAGSAYNVIPGEAHLCGTIRTFSNEVRALISERVRTICAGIAAAYQCEIDVDIRDTFGVLVNQVEQSKVVEEVARTVVDPAKVITRTQPKMGSEDFADMLQTIPGAYFWVGHDGSVPVHNPGYVLDDKILPIGASMFARIIETRMPVGAHA